A window from Anser cygnoides isolate HZ-2024a breed goose chromosome 1, Taihu_goose_T2T_genome, whole genome shotgun sequence encodes these proteins:
- the LOC106048065 gene encoding homeobox protein NANOG isoform X1, translated as MGYLRAGGAGPAMSAHLAMPPYPPHAGALRYGHYCWPSAGSMDGAAAEEAPAADLLSLPAEQRTPSHPDASPASSSSGTLVQYTPDSATSPTAERPSPHPSFQKAKEKGEGGAKKAKSRTAFSQEQLQTLHQRFQAQKYLSPHQIRELAVALGLTYKQVKTWFQNQRMKFKRCQKESQWVEKGMYLPQNGFHQASYLDMTPTFHQGFPVGANRNLQAVTNVHQNYSSGQTYGNGQSLYPFMAVEDEGFFGKGGTSCNTQQAMGLLTQQMNFYHGYPTNVDYDGLQSEDNYSFQSTSDSITQFSSSPVRHQYQAPWHTLGTQSGYES; from the exons ATGGGGTATCTGCGCGCTGGGGGTGCCGGCCCGGCCATGAGCGCCCACCTGGCCATGCCGCCTTACCCGCCCCACGCCGGCGCCCTCAGGTACGGCCACTACTGCTGGCCCTCCGCCGGCAGCATGGACGGCGCGGCCGCCGAGGAGGCCCCGGCGGCGGAcctgctctccctgcccgcCGAGCAGAGGACGCCCAGTCACCCAG ATGCCTCTCCAGCTTCCTCCAGCTCTGGGACGCTCGTCCAGTACACCCCGGActctgccaccagccccaccgCGGAGCGCCCGTCTCCCCATCCCAGTTTCCAGAAGGCCAAGGAGAAAGGTGAGGGCGGAGCGAAGAAGGCCAAGAGCCGCACAGCCTTCTCCCAGGAGCAGCTGCAAACCCTGCACCAGCGGTTCCAGGCCCAGAAGTACCTCAGCCCCCACCAGATCCGGGAGCTGGCAGTGGCCCTGGGGCTCACCTACAAGCAG GTGAAAACATGGTTTCAGAACCAACGGATGAAGTTTAAACGTTGCCAGAAGGAGAGTCAGTGGGTGGAAAAAGGGATGTATCTGCCGCAG AATGGGTTTCATCAAGCTTCATACCTGGATATGACCCCCACGTTTCACCAGGGATTCCCCGTTGGTGCCAACAGAAACCTTCAGGCTGTGACCAACGTGCACCAAAATTACAGCAGTGGCCAGACTTATGGGAATGGGCAGAGCCTGTACCCATTCATGGCTGTGGAGGACGAAGGGTTCTTCGGAAAAGGTGGGACAAGCTGCAACACCCAGCAAGCCATGGGTTTATTAACTCAGCAGATGAACTTCTATCATGGCTACCCTACCAATGTGGATTATGATGGCCTGCAGTCAGAAGACAACTACAGCTTCCAGAGTACCTCTGATAGTATCACACAGTTCTCAAGCTCTCCTGTACGGCATCAGTACCAGGCCCCTTGGCATACCCTGGGGACCCAGAGTGGTTATGAGTCTTAg
- the LOC106048073 gene encoding homeobox protein NANOG-like, with the protein MCAQLALPPYQAYPGGSGMGYLELCWSSAGEAGHVPASAGPAAAAGVSPSPEAGEHRQATEVSPPSSSSGNFSQFMPDSATSPHSASSSPQPTARSQKGRDDVTGTVKKGKSRTAFSQEQLQTLHQRFQAQKYLSPHQIRELAVALGLTYQQVKTWFQNRRMKLKRCQKHILWTARAQCLTQNSFQPSTYLDVHPKFHQGYPINAASNIQTMPSPCQHYGAGQNAYTIVTSEDGGVFGKGGGTCSVQQTVGFIAQHKVDFYHSCPGSVEYPGTKTGDGYNFHHSAPMGASFPTTAGYHLYHS; encoded by the exons ATGTGTGCTCAGCTGGCTCTGCCCCCCTACCAGGCTTACCCCGGCGGGTCCGGCATGGGGTACCTGGAGTTGTGCTGGAGCTCGGCAGGGGAGGCAGGACATGTCCCCGCCTCGGCTGGGCCAGCGGCAGCGGCCGGTGTCAGTCCGTCTCCGGAGGCAGGAGAGCACAGGCAGGCAACAG aagTTTCCCCGCCTTCTTCCAGTTCTGGTAATTTCAGCCAGTTCATGCCAGACTCAGCCACCAGTCCACATTCAGCATCCTCATCCCCACAGCCTACTGCTAGGTCTCAGAAAGGCAGAGATGATGTCACGGGGACAGTCAAGAAAGGCAAGAGCCGCACAGCCTTCTCCCAGGAGCAGCTGCAAACCCTGCACCAGCGGTTCCAGGCCCAGAAGTACCTCAGCCCCCATCAGATCCGGGAGCTGGCAGTGGCCCTGGGGCTCACCTACCAGCAG GTGAAGACTTGGTTCCAGAACAGGAGGATGAAGCTGAAAAGGTGCCAGAAGCATATCCTGTGGACTGCTCGGGCTCAGTGCCTCACGCAA aacaGCTTCCAACCAAGTACTTACCTGGATGTGCACCCCAAATTCCACCAGGGCTACCCGATCAATGCAGCCAGCAACATCCAAACAATGCCTTCTCCCTGCCAGCACTACGGAGCAGGGCAGAATGCTTACACGATTGTGACCAGCGAGGATGGAGGAGTCTTTGGCAAAGGCGGGGGCACTTGCAGCGTCCAGCAGACAGTGGGCTTCATTGCCCAGCACAAAGTAGACTTTTATCACAGCTGTCCTGGCAGTGTGGAATATCCGGGCACAAAGACAGGTGATGGCTATAACTTTCACCACTCAGCCCCCATGGGGGCATCATTCCCAACCACTGCTGGCTACCATCTCTATCATTCCTAA
- the LOC106048065 gene encoding homeobox protein NANOG isoform X2: protein MDGAAAEEAPAADLLSLPAEQRTPSHPDASPASSSSGTLVQYTPDSATSPTAERPSPHPSFQKAKEKGEGGAKKAKSRTAFSQEQLQTLHQRFQAQKYLSPHQIRELAVALGLTYKQVKTWFQNQRMKFKRCQKESQWVEKGMYLPQNGFHQASYLDMTPTFHQGFPVGANRNLQAVTNVHQNYSSGQTYGNGQSLYPFMAVEDEGFFGKGGTSCNTQQAMGLLTQQMNFYHGYPTNVDYDGLQSEDNYSFQSTSDSITQFSSSPVRHQYQAPWHTLGTQSGYES, encoded by the exons ATGGACGGCGCGGCCGCCGAGGAGGCCCCGGCGGCGGAcctgctctccctgcccgcCGAGCAGAGGACGCCCAGTCACCCAG ATGCCTCTCCAGCTTCCTCCAGCTCTGGGACGCTCGTCCAGTACACCCCGGActctgccaccagccccaccgCGGAGCGCCCGTCTCCCCATCCCAGTTTCCAGAAGGCCAAGGAGAAAGGTGAGGGCGGAGCGAAGAAGGCCAAGAGCCGCACAGCCTTCTCCCAGGAGCAGCTGCAAACCCTGCACCAGCGGTTCCAGGCCCAGAAGTACCTCAGCCCCCACCAGATCCGGGAGCTGGCAGTGGCCCTGGGGCTCACCTACAAGCAG GTGAAAACATGGTTTCAGAACCAACGGATGAAGTTTAAACGTTGCCAGAAGGAGAGTCAGTGGGTGGAAAAAGGGATGTATCTGCCGCAG AATGGGTTTCATCAAGCTTCATACCTGGATATGACCCCCACGTTTCACCAGGGATTCCCCGTTGGTGCCAACAGAAACCTTCAGGCTGTGACCAACGTGCACCAAAATTACAGCAGTGGCCAGACTTATGGGAATGGGCAGAGCCTGTACCCATTCATGGCTGTGGAGGACGAAGGGTTCTTCGGAAAAGGTGGGACAAGCTGCAACACCCAGCAAGCCATGGGTTTATTAACTCAGCAGATGAACTTCTATCATGGCTACCCTACCAATGTGGATTATGATGGCCTGCAGTCAGAAGACAACTACAGCTTCCAGAGTACCTCTGATAGTATCACACAGTTCTCAAGCTCTCCTGTACGGCATCAGTACCAGGCCCCTTGGCATACCCTGGGGACCCAGAGTGGTTATGAGTCTTAg